One Fusobacterium nucleatum genomic window carries:
- a CDS encoding MBL fold metallo-hydrolase, translating to MRVKCFHLGAYGTNCFLAYDENNIAYFFDCGGRNLDKVYDFIREHNLDLKYIVLTHGHGDHIEGLNDLAEHYPEAKVYIGEEDKDFLYNSELSLSDAIFGEFFKFKGEIHTVKEGDMVGDFKVIDTPGHTIGSKSFYYEKDKILISGDTLFRRSYGRYDLPTGDLEMLCHSLEKLSKLPSDTVVYNGHTDNTTIGEEKLFLARVGIL from the coding sequence TTGAGAGTAAAATGCTTTCATTTAGGAGCTTATGGAACAAATTGTTTTTTAGCTTATGATGAAAATAATATAGCTTATTTTTTTGATTGTGGAGGACGCAATTTAGATAAAGTTTATGATTTTATAAGAGAACATAATTTAGATTTAAAATATATAGTATTGACACATGGACATGGAGATCATATTGAAGGATTGAATGATTTAGCTGAACATTATCCAGAAGCAAAAGTATATATTGGAGAAGAAGATAAAGATTTTTTATATAACTCAGAACTTAGTTTATCGGATGCAATTTTTGGAGAATTTTTTAAATTTAAAGGAGAAATTCATACAGTAAAAGAAGGAGATATGGTAGGAGATTTTAAAGTTATAGATACTCCTGGACATACTATTGGTTCTAAAAGTTTTTATTATGAAAAGGATAAAATTTTAATATCAGGAGATACATTATTTAGAAGAAGTTATGGTAGATATGACTTACCTACTGGTGATTTAGAAATGTTATGTCATAGTTTAGAAAAATTATCAAAATTACCAAGTGACACTGTTGTCTATAATGGACATACAGATAATACAACTATTGGAGAAGAAAAATTATTTTTAGCAAGAGTTGGAATACTTTAA
- a CDS encoding NAD(P)/FAD-dependent oxidoreductase, with product MEKIYDVVIVGAGPAGLTAGIYAGRGNLSTLILEKEGIGSMIMTHQIDNYPGSHIGASGKEIYDTMKKQALDFGCEIKPATVLGFDPYDEIKVVKTDAGNFKTKYIIIATGLGKIGAKKIKGENKFLGAGVSYCATCDGAFTKGRVVSLVGKGDELIEESLFLTRYAKEVNVFLTSDDLDCNEELKEAILSKENVKITKKVKLLEIKGEEFVTGLDLEVDGNKETVATDFVFLYLGTKNNLELYGEFVSLSETGYIITDETMKTRTDKMYAIGDIREKDVRQIATATNDGVIATTFILKEILKSKKK from the coding sequence ATGGAAAAAATATATGATGTTGTAATAGTTGGAGCTGGTCCTGCTGGATTAACAGCTGGAATATATGCAGGAAGAGGGAATCTATCAACTCTTATTTTAGAAAAAGAAGGAATAGGAAGCATGATAATGACTCATCAAATAGATAATTATCCTGGTTCTCATATTGGAGCTTCTGGAAAAGAAATTTATGATACAATGAAAAAACAAGCCTTAGATTTTGGTTGTGAAATAAAACCTGCAACAGTTTTAGGTTTTGACCCTTATGATGAAATAAAAGTTGTAAAAACAGATGCAGGAAATTTCAAAACAAAATATATTATAATAGCAACTGGATTAGGAAAAATTGGTGCTAAAAAAATTAAAGGAGAAAACAAGTTCTTGGGTGCAGGTGTTTCATATTGTGCAACTTGTGATGGAGCTTTTACAAAAGGTAGAGTCGTTTCATTAGTTGGAAAAGGGGATGAACTTATTGAAGAATCTCTATTTTTAACTAGATATGCAAAGGAAGTTAATGTTTTTTTAACTTCTGATGACTTAGATTGCAATGAAGAATTAAAAGAAGCTATTTTATCAAAAGAAAATGTTAAAATTACAAAGAAAGTTAAACTTTTAGAAATAAAAGGTGAAGAATTTGTAACAGGATTAGATTTAGAAGTAGATGGAAATAAAGAAACAGTAGCAACAGATTTTGTTTTCCTATATTTAGGTACAAAAAATAATCTTGAATTATATGGAGAATTTGTTAGTTTAAGTGAAACAGGTTACATAATAACTGATGAAACTATGAAAACAAGAACTGACAAAATGTATGCTATTGGAGATATAAGAGAAAAAGATGTAAGACAAATTGCTACTGCTACTAATGATGGCGTTATAGCAACAACATTCATTTTAAAAGAAATTTTAAAAAGTAAAAAGAAATAA
- a CDS encoding MBL fold metallo-hydrolase, with translation MKKLFKILFYLIIIFIILMIATYLFMKTPAFGALPSGKSLEKVKASKNYVDGEFKNKESTELLTDTKKTPIKRLLEFAFEKDPEGTVPDFDLPSIKTDLKNLDPSEDVMVWFGHSSLFIQISGKKVLVDPVFSEYASPVPFTNKAFKGTNIYDVDDLPEIDILLITHDHYDHLDYPTIKKLKNKVAKIIVPLGVDAHFLRWGFDEDKITTVDWDDEVVIDDNLKIYALEARHFSGRSFFNRNQSLWVSYLIEEKINNKNYKLFLSGDGGYSGRFKEFKERFGNIDFAAMESGQYNKEWSLIHSKPEDVIMASQDMEIKNLLPIHNSKFKLSNHTWDDPLNRLDKLVEDTNIKLLTPMIGEKIYLHKENSFSKWWKNIENK, from the coding sequence TTGAAAAAGTTATTTAAGATATTATTTTACCTAATAATAATATTTATTATATTAATGATTGCTACATATTTATTTATGAAAACTCCAGCTTTTGGTGCCTTACCAAGTGGAAAAAGTTTAGAGAAAGTAAAAGCCTCTAAAAACTATGTAGATGGAGAATTTAAAAATAAAGAAAGTACAGAATTATTAACAGATACTAAAAAAACTCCAATAAAAAGACTTTTAGAATTTGCATTTGAAAAAGATCCAGAAGGAACAGTTCCAGATTTTGACCTACCAAGTATTAAAACTGATTTAAAAAACTTAGACCCTAGTGAAGATGTAATGGTATGGTTTGGACATTCTTCTCTTTTTATACAAATATCTGGAAAGAAAGTCTTGGTTGACCCTGTTTTTTCAGAATATGCTTCACCTGTTCCATTTACTAATAAGGCTTTTAAAGGAACAAATATTTATGATGTAGATGATTTACCTGAAATAGATATTTTACTTATTACTCATGATCACTATGATCATTTAGATTATCCTACTATCAAAAAATTAAAGAATAAAGTGGCTAAAATAATAGTTCCATTAGGAGTAGATGCACATTTTCTAAGATGGGGTTTTGATGAAGATAAAATTACAACTGTTGATTGGGATGATGAAGTTGTTATAGATGATAATTTAAAAATTTATGCTTTAGAAGCAAGACATTTTTCAGGAAGAAGTTTCTTTAATAGAAATCAAAGTCTATGGGTTTCATATTTAATAGAAGAAAAAATTAATAATAAAAACTATAAATTATTCCTAAGTGGAGATGGTGGATATAGTGGTAGATTTAAAGAATTTAAAGAAAGATTTGGAAATATTGACTTCGCTGCAATGGAAAGTGGACAATATAATAAAGAATGGTCTTTAATCCACTCAAAACCAGAAGATGTTATAATGGCATCACAAGATATGGAAATAAAAAATTTACTTCCTATACATAATAGTAAATTTAAACTATCTAATCATACCTGGGATGACCCTTTAAATAGATTAGATAAATTAGTTGAAGATACAAATATAAAATTACTTACACCTATGATAGGAGAAAAAATTTATCTACATAAAGAAAATTCTTTTTCTAAATGGTGGAAAAACATAGAAAATAAATAA
- a CDS encoding ROK family protein: MKHYIGIDLGGTNTKIGIVDSEGNLINSKIIKTHSHQNVDKTLERIWETAKKLILEKEIPLFSVVGIGIGIPGPVKNQSIVGFFANFDWERNLNLKEKMERLSGIETRIENDANIIAQGEAIFGAAKGKKSSITIAIGTGIGGGIFYNGNLISGMSGVGGEIGHMKVVKDGKTCGCGQNGCFEAYASASSLVKEAQERLKLNEDNLLFKEINGNLDELEAKNIFDTARKGDEFSKDLIEYESDYLALGIGNLLNIINPECIVISGGISLAGDEILLPVKEKLKKYTMPPALENLEIKVGVLGNEAGIKGAVALFI; encoded by the coding sequence ATGAAACATTATATTGGTATTGATTTAGGTGGAACTAATACAAAAATAGGAATAGTTGATTCAGAGGGAAATTTAATAAATAGCAAAATTATTAAAACTCACTCTCATCAAAATGTTGATAAGACATTGGAAAGGATATGGGAAACTGCAAAAAAATTGATATTAGAAAAAGAAATTCCACTTTTTTCTGTTGTAGGAATAGGTATCGGCATTCCTGGACCTGTAAAAAATCAAAGTATAGTAGGGTTCTTTGCAAATTTTGATTGGGAAAGAAATCTAAATTTAAAAGAAAAAATGGAAAGATTAAGTGGAATAGAAACAAGAATAGAAAATGATGCTAATATCATTGCACAAGGTGAAGCCATTTTTGGAGCTGCAAAAGGAAAAAAATCTTCAATAACTATTGCAATAGGAACAGGAATAGGTGGTGGTATTTTTTATAATGGAAACCTTATTTCTGGTATGTCAGGAGTTGGTGGAGAAATAGGTCATATGAAAGTTGTTAAAGATGGTAAGACCTGTGGTTGTGGACAAAATGGTTGTTTTGAAGCCTATGCCTCTGCTAGCTCTCTTGTAAAAGAAGCACAAGAAAGATTAAAACTAAATGAAGATAATTTACTTTTTAAGGAGATTAATGGGAATTTAGATGAACTTGAAGCAAAAAATATTTTTGATACTGCTAGAAAAGGTGATGAATTTTCAAAAGATTTAATAGAATATGAAAGTGATTACTTAGCTTTGGGTATAGGAAATCTTTTAAATATAATAAATCCAGAATGTATAGTTATAAGTGGAGGTATCTCTCTTGCAGGAGATGAAATTTTACTTCCAGTAAAAGAGAAATTAAAAAAATATACTATGCCTCCTGCACTTGAAAATTTAGAAATAAAAGTGGGTGTTTTAGGTAATGAAGCAGGTATAAAAGGAGCTGTGGCACTTTTTATTTAG
- the mglB gene encoding galactose/glucose ABC transporter substrate-binding protein MglB, which translates to MKKFGMLLGSIILASALVACGEKKEEAKTDAPAAEKLSIGLTAYKFDDNFIALFRKAFEAEAAAKADTVEVTAIDSQNSVATEKEQIEAVLEKGVKAFAINLVDASAADGIINLLKEKNVPVVFYNRKPSDEAIASYDKLFYVGIDPNAQGIAQGELIEKLWKENPDLDLNKDGVIQYVMLTGEPGHPDAVARTKYSISTLNDHGIKTEELHQDTAMWDTATAKDKMDAWLSGPNGSKIEVVICNNDGMALGAVESMKAAGKVLPTFGVDALPEALVKIEAGEMAGTVLNDAKGQASATFNMVVNLAEGKEPTEGTDLKLDNKIILIPSIGIDKSNVADFK; encoded by the coding sequence ATGAAAAAATTTGGTATGTTATTGGGTTCAATTATTCTAGCATCTGCACTAGTTGCTTGCGGAGAAAAAAAGGAAGAAGCTAAAACTGATGCTCCTGCAGCAGAAAAATTATCAATAGGTTTAACTGCTTATAAATTTGATGATAACTTTATAGCTTTATTCAGAAAAGCATTTGAAGCTGAAGCAGCAGCTAAAGCTGATACAGTTGAAGTAACTGCTATTGACTCTCAAAACAGTGTTGCTACTGAAAAAGAACAAATAGAAGCAGTTCTTGAAAAAGGAGTTAAAGCTTTTGCTATAAACCTTGTTGATGCATCTGCAGCAGATGGAATTATTAATTTATTAAAAGAAAAAAATGTTCCAGTTGTATTCTATAATAGAAAACCTTCTGATGAAGCAATAGCTTCTTATGATAAATTATTCTATGTAGGAATTGACCCTAATGCACAAGGAATTGCACAAGGTGAATTAATTGAAAAATTATGGAAAGAAAATCCTGATCTTGACTTAAATAAAGATGGAGTTATCCAATATGTAATGTTAACTGGAGAACCTGGACACCCAGATGCAGTTGCAAGAACTAAATATTCTATCTCTACTTTAAATGATCATGGAATTAAAACTGAAGAATTACACCAAGATACTGCTATGTGGGATACTGCTACTGCAAAAGATAAAATGGATGCTTGGTTATCAGGACCTAATGGTTCAAAAATAGAAGTAGTTATCTGTAATAATGATGGAATGGCTTTAGGAGCTGTTGAATCAATGAAAGCTGCTGGAAAAGTTTTACCAACATTTGGTGTTGACGCATTACCAGAAGCTCTAGTTAAAATAGAAGCTGGAGAAATGGCTGGAACTGTTCTTAATGATGCAAAAGGACAAGCAAGTGCAACATTTAATATGGTAGTTAATTTAGCAGAAGGAAAAGAACCTACTGAAGGAACTGACCTAAAATTAGATAATAAAATAATATTAATTCCTAGCATTGGAATAGACAAATCTAATGTTGCAGACTTCAAATAA
- the mglA gene encoding galactose/methyl galactoside ABC transporter ATP-binding protein MglA has protein sequence MENLKYVLEMENISKEFPGVKALDDVQLKLKPGTVHALMGENGAGKSTLMKCLFGIYEKNSGKILLDGVEVNFKSTKEALENGVSMVHQELNQVLQRNVLDNIWLGRYPMKGFFVDEKKMYNDTINIFKDLDIKVDPRKKVADLPIAERQMIEIAKAVSYKSKVIVMDEPTSSLTEKEVDHLFRIIKKLKESGVGIIYISHKMEEIKMISDEITILRDGKWISTNDVSKISTEQIISMMVGRDLTERFPKKDNIAKEMILEVKNLTALNQPSIQDVSFELYKGEILGIAGLVGSKRTEIVETIFGMRPKEHGEIILNGKTVKNRNPEEAIKNGFALVTEERRSTGIFSMLDIAFNSVISNLDRYKNKFRLLKNKDIEKDTQWIVDSMRVKTPSHSTKIGTLSGGNQQKVIIGRWLLTEPEVLMLDEPTRGIDVLAKYEIYQLMIDLAKKDKGIIMISSEMPELLGVTDRILVMSNGRVAGIVKTSETNQEEIMELSAKYL, from the coding sequence ATGGAAAATCTAAAATATGTATTAGAAATGGAAAATATTTCCAAAGAGTTTCCTGGAGTAAAAGCACTAGATGATGTTCAATTAAAACTAAAACCTGGAACTGTTCATGCTCTAATGGGAGAAAATGGTGCTGGAAAATCAACATTAATGAAATGTTTATTTGGAATTTATGAAAAAAATAGTGGAAAAATTTTATTAGATGGAGTAGAAGTTAACTTTAAATCTACAAAAGAAGCATTAGAAAATGGTGTTTCTATGGTTCACCAAGAATTAAATCAAGTTTTACAAAGAAATGTACTTGATAATATTTGGCTTGGTAGATATCCAATGAAAGGATTCTTTGTAGATGAAAAGAAGATGTATAATGACACAATTAATATCTTTAAAGATTTAGATATTAAGGTAGACCCTAGAAAAAAAGTAGCAGACTTACCTATTGCTGAAAGACAAATGATAGAAATAGCTAAGGCTGTATCATATAAATCAAAAGTAATAGTTATGGATGAACCAACTTCTTCACTAACTGAAAAAGAAGTTGATCATTTATTTAGAATTATCAAAAAATTAAAAGAAAGTGGAGTTGGAATTATTTATATTTCGCATAAAATGGAAGAAATTAAAATGATTTCAGATGAAATTACAATTTTAAGAGATGGTAAATGGATATCAACTAACGATGTTTCAAAGATTTCAACTGAACAAATTATTAGTATGATGGTAGGTAGAGATTTAACTGAACGTTTCCCTAAAAAAGATAACATAGCTAAGGAAATGATATTAGAAGTTAAAAATCTAACAGCTTTAAATCAACCTTCTATACAAGATGTAAGTTTTGAACTTTATAAGGGAGAAATTTTAGGAATAGCTGGACTTGTTGGCTCTAAAAGAACAGAAATAGTTGAAACTATTTTTGGAATGAGACCAAAAGAACATGGTGAAATTATTTTAAATGGTAAAACTGTAAAAAATAGAAATCCAGAAGAAGCTATAAAAAATGGTTTTGCCTTAGTAACAGAAGAACGTAGAAGTACAGGGATATTTTCAATGTTGGATATAGCATTTAACTCTGTTATCTCTAACTTAGATAGATATAAAAATAAATTTAGACTTCTTAAAAATAAAGATATAGAGAAAGACACTCAATGGATAGTGGATAGTATGAGAGTAAAAACACCTTCACACTCTACAAAAATTGGAACTCTTTCTGGTGGAAATCAACAAAAAGTAATTATTGGAAGATGGCTACTAACTGAACCAGAAGTTCTTATGCTTGATGAACCTACTAGGGGTATTGATGTTTTAGCAAAATATGAAATTTATCAATTAATGATAGATCTTGCTAAAAAAGATAAAGGAATTATAATGATTTCTTCTGAAATGCCTGAACTTTTAGGAGTAACAGATAGAATACTTGTTATGAGTAATGGTAGGGTTGCAGGAATTGTAAAAACTTCTGAAACAAATCAAGAAGAAATAATGGAATTATCAGCTAAATATCTATAA
- the mglC gene encoding galactose/methyl galactoside ABC transporter permease MglC: MIARTNEGKIDYKKIIIESGLYLVLFCMLIAIIIKEPTFLSIRNFKNILTQSSVRTIIALGVAGLIVTQGTDLSAGRQVGLSAVISGTLLQSMTNVNKAFPTLGEFSIFTTILIVVLVGIVIASINGIVVATLNVHPFIATMGTMTIVYGINSLYYDKAGAAPISGFVEKYSKFAQGYIQIGSYTIPYLIIYAAIATLIMWVLWNKTKFGKNVFAVGGNPEAAKVSGVNVVLTLIGIYALSGAYYAFGGFLEAGRIGSATNNLGFMYEMDAIAACVIGGVSFYGGVGRISGVITGVIILTIINYGLTYTGVSPYWQYIIKGIIIVTAVAFDSIKYAKKK; encoded by the coding sequence ATGATTGCAAGAACAAATGAAGGAAAAATAGATTATAAAAAAATTATTATAGAAAGTGGATTGTATCTTGTATTATTTTGTATGCTTATTGCAATAATAATAAAAGAACCTACTTTTTTAAGTATAAGAAACTTTAAAAACATTCTTACACAATCATCTGTAAGAACAATTATTGCACTTGGTGTTGCTGGACTTATAGTAACACAAGGTACTGACTTATCAGCAGGTAGACAAGTTGGACTTTCTGCTGTTATATCTGGAACATTATTACAGTCAATGACAAATGTAAATAAAGCTTTTCCAACATTAGGAGAATTTTCAATATTTACAACTATATTGATTGTTGTGCTTGTTGGTATAGTTATAGCTAGTATAAATGGTATAGTTGTTGCTACACTAAATGTTCACCCATTTATAGCTACTATGGGAACAATGACTATTGTGTATGGGATAAACTCTCTTTACTATGATAAAGCAGGGGCCGCTCCAATTTCTGGATTTGTAGAAAAATATAGTAAATTTGCACAAGGTTATATACAAATAGGTTCATATACAATACCATACTTAATTATATATGCTGCTATTGCAACTTTAATTATGTGGGTTTTATGGAACAAAACAAAATTTGGTAAAAATGTATTTGCTGTTGGTGGAAACCCAGAAGCTGCAAAAGTATCAGGAGTAAATGTTGTTTTAACTCTTATAGGAATTTATGCTCTATCTGGAGCCTATTATGCTTTTGGTGGTTTCTTAGAAGCTGGACGTATTGGTTCTGCAACTAACAACTTAGGATTTATGTATGAAATGGATGCTATCGCTGCCTGTGTAATTGGTGGAGTTTCATTCTATGGTGGTGTTGGTAGAATTTCAGGAGTTATCACAGGAGTTATAATTTTGACAATTATAAACTATGGACTTACTTATACAGGTGTTAGCCCATACTGGCAATATATTATAAAAGGTATAATAATTGTTACTGCTGTTGCATTTGACTCTATAAAATATGCTAAGAAAAAATAA
- a CDS encoding MFS transporter, whose translation MQSKESNIKLLLLGRAVSLFGNTIYLIVLPLYILNTTQNLKTTGIFFAAVNPPTTIISIFIGTIIEKYNKKNIILICDFLTSMLYFILFLYFKNFSSLTFLFLISLLINIISKFFEIASKVLFSEINTVETLEKYNGLQSFMENTIMIVGPVIGTYLFATFDFNLILIIVSLGYFLSFLQELFIKYEKNFDLSIEKTNFLEDFKEGISYIRSNKIILNFFILVMFLNFFIANNDEIINPGILIKKYGISEKLFGFSATSYGAGSVFAGIFIFYNKKFRFLKKLKSLFILNSSLMCLLGLLSIMLFKYNHYIYFTTFIFFQFLIGMITTFVNVPLISSFQKNVEIKYQSRFFSILSFFSGGLIPLGILYAGYLSSYIGADITYIINNLAIIIIVCLVFKNIERDC comes from the coding sequence GTGCAGAGTAAAGAAAGTAATATAAAACTGTTGTTATTAGGTAGAGCAGTATCCTTATTTGGAAATACAATTTATCTAATAGTTTTACCATTGTATATTTTAAATACTACTCAAAATTTAAAAACAACAGGTATTTTCTTTGCAGCAGTTAATCCTCCAACAACTATTATTTCTATTTTTATTGGAACAATAATTGAAAAATATAATAAAAAAAATATAATTTTGATATGTGATTTTCTAACTTCAATGTTATACTTTATTCTATTCTTATATTTTAAAAATTTTAGTTCTTTAACTTTTTTATTTTTAATTTCATTACTTATTAATATTATTTCAAAATTTTTTGAGATAGCTTCTAAGGTATTATTTTCAGAAATTAATACTGTTGAAACACTTGAAAAATATAATGGTTTACAAAGTTTTATGGAAAATACTATTATGATTGTTGGACCAGTTATAGGAACTTATTTATTTGCTACATTTGATTTCAATTTAATTCTAATAATAGTTTCTTTAGGATATTTCCTATCCTTTTTGCAAGAATTATTTATAAAATATGAAAAAAATTTTGATTTATCAATAGAAAAAACTAATTTTTTAGAAGATTTTAAAGAAGGAATAAGTTATATAAGAAGTAATAAAATTATTTTAAATTTCTTTATATTAGTAATGTTTTTAAATTTTTTTATAGCAAATAATGATGAAATAATTAATCCTGGAATTTTAATTAAAAAATATGGAATATCTGAAAAATTATTTGGATTTTCAGCTACTTCATATGGAGCAGGAAGTGTGTTTGCAGGGATTTTTATTTTCTATAATAAGAAATTTAGATTTCTAAAAAAACTAAAATCATTATTTATTTTAAATAGTTCTTTGATGTGCTTGTTAGGTTTATTATCTATAATGTTATTTAAATATAACCACTATATATATTTTACAACATTTATATTTTTCCAATTTTTAATTGGAATGATAACTACCTTTGTAAATGTCCCACTAATATCTTCATTTCAAAAAAATGTTGAGATTAAATATCAAAGTCGTTTTTTCTCAATTTTATCATTTTTTTCAGGAGGTTTAATCCCTTTGGGAATTTTATATGCAGGTTATTTATCATCATATATTGGTGCTGATATAACCTATATAATTAATAATTTAGCTATCATAATTATAGTTTGTTTAGTATTTAAAAATATAGAAAGGGATTGTTAA
- a CDS encoding L-lactate dehydrogenase: MLQTRKVGIVGVGHVGSHCALSMLLQGVCDEMVLMDIIPEKAKAHVIDCMDTISFLPHRAIIRDGSIQELSKMDIIVISVGSLTKNEQRLEELKGSLEAIKSFVPDVVKAGFKGIFVTITNPVDIVTYFVRELSGFPKNRVIGTGTGLDSARLKRILSEVTNIDSQVIQAYMLGEHGDTQVANFSSATIQGVPFLDYMKSHPEQFKGIELSVLEKQVVRTAWDIISGKNCTEFGIGCTCSNLVKAIFHNERRVLPCSAYLDGEYGYSGFYTGVPAIIGSNGVEEILELPLDERERKGFEDACAVMKKYIEIGKSYKIV, from the coding sequence ATGTTACAAACAAGAAAAGTTGGAATAGTTGGAGTTGGGCATGTTGGAAGTCATTGTGCCTTATCTATGTTATTACAAGGTGTATGTGATGAAATGGTTTTAATGGATATCATTCCAGAAAAAGCAAAAGCTCATGTAATAGATTGTATGGATACTATAAGTTTCCTTCCACATAGAGCCATTATTCGTGATGGTAGTATTCAGGAACTTTCTAAAATGGATATAATTGTAATTAGTGTTGGAAGTTTAACGAAAAATGAGCAAAGACTGGAAGAATTAAAAGGTTCATTAGAAGCTATAAAAAGTTTTGTTCCTGATGTTGTAAAAGCAGGATTTAAAGGAATTTTTGTTACAATAACTAATCCAGTTGATATAGTAACTTATTTTGTAAGAGAGCTTTCAGGCTTCCCTAAAAACAGAGTTATTGGAACAGGAACAGGTCTAGACAGTGCAAGGTTAAAAAGAATTTTAAGTGAAGTTACAAATATTGATAGCCAAGTTATTCAAGCATATATGCTAGGTGAACATGGAGATACCCAAGTTGCTAATTTTTCAAGTGCTACAATACAAGGAGTTCCATTTTTAGATTATATGAAAAGTCATCCAGAACAATTTAAAGGAATAGAACTTTCTGTTTTAGAAAAACAAGTAGTTAGAACAGCTTGGGATATTATTTCTGGAAAAAATTGTACAGAGTTTGGAATAGGTTGTACTTGTTCTAATTTAGTAAAAGCAATATTCCATAATGAAAGAAGAGTTTTACCATGTAGTGCCTATTTAGATGGTGAATATGGATATTCAGGCTTCTATACAGGAGTTCCAGCTATTATTGGAAGTAATGGAGTAGAAGAAATTTTAGAACTTCCTTTGGATGAAAGAGAAAGAAAAGGCTTTGAAGATGCTTGTGCTGTAATGAAAAAATATATTGAAATTGGAAAATCTTATAAAATAGTATAA